The genomic DNA ATTGATAATTAACCATTATATACTGCTAAAAAACAAAAGCGCTAGGAATCAATAGATTATACCTCAATGGAAGGCATGGTGACGGAGACATGAAGATCCTGCCCCTCGTTAACGGCCTCCATCATCGTAATACAGTGCGAGCTCTCCACATTCTGGGCCGGGTCCTGTCCTGTGGCAATATAGACTGCCGAGACGATATTACTTGCATGGGCATTGAACCCTCCAAGAGCCCCAGCGATGGCCGATCCAGTAAGGTTCTTGAGCATGTTCAGCTCTACAAGGGCATCGACGCTGGTCTTAAGGACCTTCCTCACCACATCGCCCTTGATCACGGCCTCGCAGACCACGGACTTGCCCCGCCCCTCAATCCAGTTCACCGCCGCCGGCTTCTTGTCAGAGCAGAAGTTCCCAGAGATCCCAATGATGTCCATGTCCGGGAAATCAGACTGGAGGAAGTCAAGGACGTTCTGGACTCCCTTGGACACCATGTTCATACCCATGGCATCGCCCGTGCTGCACGAGAACCTCATGTAGAGGTTCTTCCCCGCAATAGCGCACTTGATGCTCTGCAGCCTTGCGAATCTGCTCGACCTGTAAATGTAAGCAATTGCAAAATCATGATAACATTAACAAAAAACAACACTTGAGCGAGTTTGAAAAGAATGGACGATCACACACCTATTGAAAACAGCAGCCAAATCCTCGAAATTCTCAGGGCTTTCCAAGAACATCTTCAGCTCAGCCGCCCTTTTTGCAGACCCCAACCTCACAACTGGGGCCCTCGTCATCCCATCCCTGAGCAGGACACTGTTGGCCCCACCAGACATAAGAATGGCCTTACATCCCCTGTTTGTGCTCGCCACCAGGCAGCCTTCGGTGGTCGCCATCGGTACCGAGAACTCCCTCCCATCGAGCAGCAACGGGCCTGCAATTCCCACAGGGATCTGGACATATCCCACAGGCATCTCACAGCACTGTCCAAGGATCGAATCGTAGTCAAAGCCCTCCAGAGGGAGCCCCTTGAGGGACTTGCCGGTGATCTTCTGGAGCGCCTCACGACGGATTGCGGCTGCCCGCCTGCAATCCCCGAGCTTAGATTCGAGGGAGTATGACGGTATGGTCCCCGCCACCACGGAGCTGATGATTTGCTCGTCTTCTTCACCAAGCGCGATCGGCTCCACCGGTTCCTCCACAAGCTTGGGCTTCCCCAATGGGAAAACGGGGGTCATTTGTTGTGGCACCGGAGGGCAATCGACGGCCTGTCCGCAAGGCAGCTTGCGGGAGTCCTCCTTGAGGATTACGGactccacctcctcctcctcctcatcgcTCCACGAGTCAACGGTCGGCCGGAGGATCAGGGACTGCACAAAGTCGATGCCGAAGAAGCCGACCAGGTAGATAAAGGAGGCCACGAAGGCGATGATCGCGGCCATCTCGGCGGATGAGACGAGGTGGAGGGGAGTGGACGTCCGAATCTTCTCCCGCCACCGCGCGAGGAGGTAGTACACGACGGAGAAGAAGAGCGTGAAGAACACCACGTTGGTGATGTACAGGGGAAGGGGGAAGGCGTCCGAGGCCTTGGGAGGCGGAGCGTCCGCCTGCTTGGGGCGGGTCATGGCTGCGGGCTTGGAAGGTCGCCGGCGGACGTCCATCGGTGGTGCCGGCGGTGGTGGAGGGCGGGGGAAGGGGGGAACGGGAAGCGTTCAATTAAATGTCTGTCAGAGAGGGCAGGAGAGAGGGAAATAATATGAATTGATTGAGATGAATGGAGAAGCGGACATTTAGGGAGGCGGTTTATATAAGGTTTGTTCATGTGGGGTGTCGACACGTGGCggtttttttaaatatttaaaaaaaaatgtaagctGTTATTTCCATGATTTCCTGCCATAATAAGTAAGAACACAAAAatatctattttctttttattaccaaaaatgaaaaaaaaaatttggtgggaaaataatgaatagaaGATAACCCGGGGTTGGTGTAATAGATTGCATTAACCATAACCATTTGGAATTGAGCGTGCGTGCGGCTCTCCCTAGTGTTCTTTCTATTaccaaaaaatgaattttttttgggtgggaaaataaatagaaattaaGCCGGGGTTGGTGTAATAGATTCCATTAATAAGGTTTCACGTAATTCAATTGACACGTTACATCAAATGATTCTATCTTTAGGTCGAAAATTTGCgcattttcagtatttttCAAATCTGACCGAGTAAGATACAATATAATCTGATCAACGCGCTGTGCTAAATGATTCGATATTGTAGTCAaactattttcaaaaaatacttttatttagaaaaatgattaatttcaCGGGTGGTTCAAAAGATTTCATGAATGTTTCAaattggtccaaaatatttttttggtaacttgttggtacaaaaaatttcaaaaccgtttcaatatagtacattccgtcaattgccaatgacgccgttaacattttgctgacgtgacgcgtcctatgtgtcacttttgttacgtgaaaCCAATCACAGTGCGCCGCGtcatttaaaagaaaataaaatttgaaaaagtccaataaaaatacaaaaaatagtaaaaatttagaaaaaaaaatttaaaacattttaaaaaaattttaaaaaattttaaaaacttttaaaaataattttaaacttttgatttaaaatttaaatttaaatttaaaatttaatagtttaataatttttattaattttaattttaattttaaaataatttaaatattaaatttaaaattatttttaaaaacatttaaaaataaaaataataattttaagttttcaaaaataattttaaatttttaaaaattattttaaaattttaaatataattttattttttatttttttctaagatttactattttttaattatttttttttatttttattggattttttcaaattttattttcttttaaatgacgtggcgcactgtGATTGGTTCTatgtaacaaaagtgacacatgaGACGCGCCacttcagcaaaatgttaacggcgtcagggacaattgacggaatgtatTACATTaaaacggttttgaaactttttatacTAACAAGTTACCCTTAGAAAAATTAGAAGACATTTTGTACTAGAAGTACTAgatatacaaattacaatatatataattcttttcaaatttttgttcATGATTTCAGAACCTTTTccctcttccttttttttattttccttcttttgtcCAATATTTTAATCTTAGCCCGACAAGATAGTGGTGTAACCTAATTGATCCACTAGATTAAATGACCCATCAATATGATTGATTGGTTATTCCCTAAAAAATAATGCCATGTTTTACACTCATAAGGTGTACaagtttttcttatttttttccgattataaGATTTGACACCATACATTTTActctattttttcaatttattttgcCTTTTCTGAAAAGTTATACATATATCttctactttattttttttataaatattcatttaCAAAAGATTTTCCTCGTCTATATTGTATATTTcttaagaaattatattaaCTAAACACATAGTTGTTGAAGGTCCCCAAGCAGCCAGTTCTATCACTTGGGGGGCAACAGAGAAAtacctttttttctctttatccATATGGGAAGACCTaatgatgaaaattaattttgttgttaagttattttcataaatttataaaaatgcaaacattttcattttcttaaagtCCATCATGTCTTCctttacttaatattattttcaaagcTTATTCGTACATCGCTTTTTAAGAGCAAAACTATAaactttatatttaataattaatccaTTAACGCATTCAAAACACActtcatgaaaaaaaattatagtatATATGATAACATGATaccatattttaaaaacaaaattacattatttgctATTAATAAAGAactcataatttttataaattagtaattttattattagtttcagttgtataatatatgattattACACAAATTATTACGATGATATCAAAAGGTTGAAGAAAAATTTCTAACCCACAGCATCTTGTGGAGTCGCACTTAGTGTTGTAATAAATTCATGAGCTTGACATTCATGTAAATGCCTCTACATCAAGACGTGAATGGAAAGGAGAGAAACACTAATAAAAATggtttcatttttcattataaaGGTGGCATAGGCTTAGtttaataatagaaaaaacGAAATAAACGGGCACGAAAGTCTCATTGGCGAGTATCGAAGTCGGAAATTCTTAAATCTGATTTGCGACTTGTGCCATTGTACTAATCGGTCTTCCTCAAATAGCGCTCCTATctagtaaatatttatttgtccATATACCTACAATGTATAAAGTTGTAGTAAGAAGAGAGTATGCATGGTTCTCAtactctaattttattttggtttattttattcaatacTTTAATTTACtatgttatatattttttatttaaatcaaTCGAATGATAAGAAAAGTACCATCATATTTTGTTTCTCctctttcttttacttttttcaattataaaatttattatattatatattttattcaattttcaaaaaagaaaaaaggaatttCATGCTCTTGCAActttatttgattttcttttattgcaaTAATTTACTTCACCGTATCATATATTTCATTCAATCTTGATAGACAAAGGAAGCCTGTTATTTGAGCATTTTAGATTAACTAAAATCATCCTTGTATtttcatataataaaaaatatattctattatttaatttaaatacaGTTCAAAAACTTTTCATAAGAATCCTTACAATTCTAAAATTATACTTGCAATATCTACGAAATTGAAGTGATTTGGTCTCATATTTTTCTAGAAATCacaatattttctaatttagtTGAACTTATTTTTAGCTTcgtaaaatattataatgatAAATTAACTGTCGTTTCATCTTAAACTTATTACATTCCACCTATATATACAATTTAGGAATATACAAAactcaaatatatatgatctaATATGAATGTATAGACTTTATAGCAtacatgaataataataataataaagatggACCCGTGATGCCACGGGCAAACATCctagtgtgtgtgtgtatatggaTATACAAGTCCGAAATCCGTAAACATATGGTAGAACCAGAACATCCAATAATGAGTCTTGAATTATGCAGGATTTTACAGCAGCATAGATCATAAAAATGATGCGTTCTCTGTGCTACGAAATGTGTAATTCTCAACGATCTGCCGTATGAGCTCTCACTTTCAAGACCTACCCACGCGAAGGAAAACATTTATAATTGCAAAGTTTTATTAGCTTTTATACTTTTGACTTATTAATTAGCATAATCTATATCTGGATTATATACTGACAATTGACAGCCTAATTTTTTcagataattaattttatcatcaattttatttctactttatattgattattacagaaactaatataataaatcataAGATTAATGAGAAAAAAGTTTCTCGACCTGATATCGTGCGGGTTACagttaagtatatatatttataagcaAGTCTAGGGCACGTGTTCAACATTAGATGAGTCAAAGATATACGACACCCAAATCACGAACACTGTCCCCCGCACTTAAACAATTTCTTGATTTATGTTTCTTGCATTCCCACTATTAAAACTATTTTGTGTCTccaattaatgttttgccatTTGTCCTTGATGCATTCAATTCAAGTAGTCaataatactaataataataaatggtaTAGTAAATAGTTCTGCCCAACGGATACCTTCGCTTAATTTCTCACCGCAAATTATAGAAATAACAATGAGGAAATTAAATcctcctttttaaaaaaactattaTCATTATTGATGTTTCCTTTTCCGAATAGTATTTGtacttttttcggttacaaaaaAGTTTGACTAATATGATAtaaagaaattgaaagaaaagctAATAAAGGAATACAATAATCCCTCCGATAAGAATGGAACATGTAAACATGAACCACTTAAACCAATTCCTCTTGGTTGAATATTtgtactttatttttttttttggtaaacaaTAGTTGTACTTTAATTAATAATGCAAGTTGCCTAATGTATTACTAATGGCTTCAAAATTTCAACAAGGGACGTAAACAGAAGACAACTGCtgaggagagggagaaggaaTAGTGTGGAACGGGTATATCATGTGGCACTATGTTACCatacacataaaaaaaaatctatattgtgaacaatttttttggtgatattactaaaaattaagagaaattaaTGAACCCTATTGTGATATTGTCACGTCATATACTCATTGTATATAAGACTTTCTCTAACGGAAGACGTTTTCAAAAGGGCGAAAACCTGGTTTCTttgttttgtattttattatagTTTGGCTAGAAAATATTCTTCTTCAGTCTAAAAGCATAAAAGAATTATGTAATTCTTTAATTAATCACGCACGCCATGtggaataaattaaaaatattgggATTATATTCTATTGATAGAAATTTTGATTAAGGGTTaacttccgagctcgtgtataattttaatatacttGTTTGTATGACATAATCATCccttttctaattaatttcagACGTGAACGTCTCCGTGATGTTTTATATGAGTGAACATAAATGCCAATTTAAGAGTGCATTTAAAACTGAATAAGTAATACTTCCATATCTAGAATACTTCCATATCTTGTATACTTATCTTCTGAGAGTTACATGTATTTTGCATAAACATATCGTAACATATATCATTTGCATGATCAATTAAtcgataatatttttttttttcagattacGCAACTTGACGAATACATCATACTCCGGGGTTTGACCAGGACTGAATAGACATAATAATCTATGAAGataaataagattttaaaatcagaagTGATTCTTTAATCCTCGACCGAGATTATACATGTAATTTATTGAAACAAATGTTTAGTACAAAAAtggccaatatatatatataaaagtcaaaTAAGAATGAGATTCTTCACATCAAGTCACATCAAAGTGATTGAATAATTAATGCTTgtttagttaaaattaaacaaatctcaccaaaaaataaaaataaaaaagtaatttggTTGGTTGGTTTGCATAGACACGCACTTCATGCATGGAATTGGACGCCAAAAGCTCGGTCCGAAATTAGAGTGGATGCATGAACGAAATTTGTGGTGTGAATTAAAGGAAGTTTTGTACAAACTCTTGTCGAAAAGTTAAAAGTAACGTAACAAAATTTGTGATCTAGCAGTCAAGGATGAACTATACATTGTAATGTCATGTTTTATGAAGTCAAAAGATAGTAGGGAAAAATGAGTTAGCGCATTACAAGAAGTTATTTTCGTGATGATTATATTTCGTATTCATACATAAATATGATAATACATTTGAAATTACTCTAACGTTTTAcacattttatattaataaaacaATCTCCACAGATAATTGTTatagaattaattatattacgCTACTTGAGGATAAAATTACGTTTGGTTAAGtacacatacttttttttccccttaaaaagatagaaaatagtaattatgggggaaaaaaagaacaaacttTACTGTAGGCGTGGAAATGAAGAGCATTTATATAAATGTAGATAAACTGTAATGATTTTGTTGAACAAACTGTTTATATAGAGCCCTCTGGTATgtagaaatttaatttatttaatatatgaaaCTAATTTATGAAACATGTATGATTTTCATTTTCGAAAgatgttttgattttttaattctaattacATTAATGTTctccttttactttttataattCTATTACGTGTTGCCCAGTAAAATTTAATGAGGATGAAAACTAATCGAAATTAATAGATATGAGGACAATATTAAGAATGAtgaaataatatcaaaatcttgAGAGTCAAATTATGGAAAAGattgaagaaaattttgaaatattagtAATATTAAGAGttaaattgcaaaaaataaTGGAAAGGAAGCTACTTGTCACGTGAATTAGAGATTTACTTTTTATAGCTATGTCGAATATaggtgtgtatatatatatatatatatctttttatatTAGAGCACGACCCACGCTACGCGCAAAAtctaatgaaattttatttccaAAATTACACTAATGCTAAATTcgatattttataaaattattttatattttaaagataTTACTTTATTATATAATGCAATACATATCAACTTTTGAAGCTTTattgtaaaaatatatttaggaAAGAATTATTGGACATCAATTGGTGCCATGAGGATAGAGATAGGAGAGAGCGGATGGATTAATTAAGTTaataagaagaaagagagcgagagagagagaattttgAGAAGAGTTGCAAGTGGGTggtcagaaaaaaaaagttaaaagtatatatattgcattcaccaaaaaagaagaagttatATATTAGCCCTTAAACTTCTACTATATAATGAATATTAATAtctcatgtatatatattttcaatggGTTTTTTGAGAAATTGATAGTTAGACACCCtaacttttctttcttcttttgtaattgtatagatatagatatatagataaatatatagttATTAGATAGGAAAAACTTGGAAAATTAGTTGAGTCTAAAATTCGGCCACGCGTAAGGTTTGTACTGGTAATTGGTCTGTCAATGAGCGAGCTAGTACTTTATCTATTATACACAGAAAGAGCTCATCAAGAGGTGTGTGGGACTACAACAATAGTACTTAATCTACATCCATGCATTAAAATGGGaatgaaattaatgaaagGTGGCATATGATAATTAACCGTTCCAACAAGATAAAGGTAGGTACAAGTATGATAATtggcatttttcttttttcacataagatctgaaataaaataaaaaaatcatttatagACATTGGATAATGAAGAATCTACTTTGAATCTATTTTTTCAGTGTGTACTTCAATATTTAGAAGCTCAACAAGTCTCGACTACTTCAATTCGAGCAGGGTATGCCTACTAAGAAATAAATCCCTTACAATCAAGAATTTTATCAATTCGTAATATTTTAATTCGAGACATTACTTATAGGAACAAATGTCAAACCATTTAAATCAATCTCTTATTGGTAATTTAAATCAATTGTAGCTAGGAATGAAATCAACGTATAcctaactaattaattttttgaagtCAGTAATAGGCAGTATGCCATTCTATTagttacttatatatatgtaagtattatattttatatattatataaggaAGTTATTACAGGTACTTATTGGACCTATGGTGGCAAGTGAAGAGCTTTTCCCCACTCACCCCTTccttctttaaaaaaataaaatttaattcatttttttattttttcgactTTTTTTCAACGGTGATCTTTAGACTCACTTGACAAGATATTCGATGACTTGATTGACTACTCAGACTAAATGACTATTATGATTAGTCCAATTGTTTTGATGAACGTTTAATTCcaccttttaaaaaaaattccctcTTTTGCACAATAATTGTAAATCCAACTTGGAAAATAAAGCGGATAACCTGATTAAACTCTCGACTAAATGACCGTTCATCGTGGTCGGATCAGTGTATTTTTTCCCCGAACTTTTAgctagaaaattttcttttaaaagaaTTACATCGAAAATGTTtgacatatatattcaaattttagaTCTATATTACAAATTGGAACTCTTGGATCCTTTTTCAACTTAATTTGAGGGATTTATTTGGGAATATTTTTGTGTGCCTCTAATATCCGAAAGAATGCAATGGAACTCTCTATTTCATGTTCATACTCCAGTCTACCCATTAAAGGGTAAAGCTCTAGCTATCAATAATAGACTTTCTCTATTCACATGACGATCTTATTTAAGGAGAAGAGACGtcgaatattaattttgaaatttatataagaAGAAACTCTTACccccttttcattttcctttcacgattttttttttggacggTGGGGGGCCAAAGGCTCTCACCATTTCTGTAGGGTTGCCAACAacctatttaaaaaattgaaatttatataagaAAAGCTCTTGTCCcctcttttcctttccctttcacgatttcttttgtttttttttagggtGGTGGGGCGCCGAAGGGCACCACCTTTTTTGTAGGGGCACCAACAAcctatttaaaatattttttttggagcTCACTCAGGTTAGCTTCGGTGAACCACATGGAACTGTTAAGTGTCATGTTGGTAAATCCCACTAAATTTAAAAGTGAAATTGACATTGTACTAAATGTGATGCAAAATCGAAAATTAGTATATTTTCATGGGATTGGCATTAAGGATTGGCGAAGGACAAAATAAGAccaatttcaaatataatcATAAAGAACTCtaaataattcaattaattaacaacTATCAAATTATGAACAAGTTGAAAGTAAATTAGCAAATTTTATTCAtagataattatttatattatttattttttgtctaAATGATACCTACATTATTacataaattgatataatgtgaataataaataattaaaaaaaacttctaGACCCGCCGCGGCATAGTGCAGGATTTTAGCCTAGTATATACTACTCTGCTTCAGAGTAAAATGATTTGAATCATTGCTATCAGAATTGGACCAGCCAGTTTGACCAGTCAGATCGAAAACCGACACCATGTCCAGTTCGGTTTGCCTAAAACCCCAAATGGCAGAGTTGAACCATCAAACCCATTGAACCGGTCGATTTTTTAGCAAAATTctcattgaaccggccggttctatgggttctatgggtttcctatttagtTCTTCTAGTGTAAAAATTGCTAGATTATGTAAGGATTTGAATCCGTGACCTCTTACTTCTCATACTAGCATGCTACCAACCAAGCTATTACTACCTTCTTGTTCTTTTTACTCTACTTTCAAATACTTATTAAAATCCACTATTTATTTtggagtaagaaatattaaatatagacaTCTTCTTACGCTATCCTTATATTTCTTggaaatcatcatacttctattttaattatcataatttttttaataatataaatatttattttattttaattaaacgtgcaTCGAAATCCCAGTTGAACCCATACCCCTTCCGGTTTACCATCCAGTCCAGTTCTAATAACATTGATTTGAATAAAAACTTAATAAAAATgacatgaaaatatataaagcaTTATATTAGTGTCGATCATATTTGGATAAAACTATAATGATTTGTTGAAACAAACTACTATTTTGTATAGAGACACCAACATGTGGCGTCCATGtcgagtttttattttatttaaatttgtgAGACTAATTCAAAGAACACTATTACTGtactttttatttctaaagGCTTGTGGTAATTAATATTTGCGTTATGTTATTTAGCAATTTCaagtttcacatttttttttcttttgcttgattattagaaaaattcaCAAAGATTTTCAGTCAATATAAATGTATTACTCGCTATTCTgcttaataatatatttgattaggaagaaaattgattaaaataGAATTACAAAGCAATATCACGGATGatgaaataatattaaaattgcaGAAGTGAAATtgtataaagaaaaaaaatgaaaatgggaAAAAGAGGCTCCCATTTGGCTACTTGTTACCTGATTTAGATAGTTCCCTCATATTTCTATATTAAGTATGGGTATATCAAGAAATGGTGTAGCAAAGTGACCCACGTCCTTACCTGTTGACTTAGAAGTCGCAGGTTCGATGTATAGAGTGTAGAATTAAAGGTTTGTCTGTTGCCCCTTTGTTAGttttttaggatttttttcattgtactagatcTTAAACttctttgtaaccgaaaatatatatatatatatatatatatatatatcttccaCAATTTATTAAATGGATAAAAAGTGGAAATTCTTGGAAATTTAGTTTGACTTAGAATTAGGCCATATGTGAAAAGCAGTTTGGTGCAATGTATGTTTGCCCCTAGACTTAAAATCAATAGGTCTTAGATGCGATTTCCATCAGTAGAAGTCTCGGTGTTAATGACTTCATTTCCATCTCCCATCTATCTCCTGTTTTGTTTTCGGCGGATCCAATCTATCACCTTTAAGGCCACTAATCTATGAAggtttgaaaaaaaaacagccATTTAAAGTTCGTACTGTTAATTAgtctattaattaatctatGAAGTTCTATGTCTACTATACTCATTTGAAGGCCTCGGAATGGGGAACGAAAACAAATCACTAAATTAATGAAAGATACGATTAGTAAGTGTGTCAACAAAGAGATGAAGTAGGTACATCATAATGccaaaataaattatctatCGAAACAGAATTTCTGTGAACTCATAATATGATTTCGTCAAATATCGCGACAACGTAGCACGACGTGTCATTTTGTAATGAAGATCATATGCATGTGTGgaaatataaatacatatatatatagagatataaatgaaaatgataCTGATCAGAgtcatatttaaataaaaaaaatggttatatttaatttctaataCAGTCTGCAGTAGGTGGTGCCctttattaatttctaataGTCTGCcggtaaaaaaattatatcgaaaaaattgttataaaattatgaagaaaatattaaatgataaaaataagggtaaattttaataacacctctataatttataaaatggtCAACGACACCCCCTCCTTTCAAAATTAGCCACACATCACCCCTACTTTTAGTTAATTtctactcttttttttgtaaatcGGGTCAGATCTGATTCAAGTAAAGAAATCAGGTAACGTCGGTTTGTATAGTCCCGTGACATGGGATCCACAAGGCAAAGTGAATGATCTCTTGTTGCGACGTTAGCAAAATGAGGGGTGGTGTGtgattaatttttgaaaagaggGGCATGGGATGTCGTCGAAATTTacattaaaaataatgatattatcatttttctgaTTAGATGAATTGAAGTATTTGATTTGATTACATTTATATTTCATAGAATTTGCAGGTGACCACTTCGACAACTAATAATTTTAGGTGTTAGTGCGACTTCTCTCGCGGTGCCCATCCCAAAGCAGATCTTAGAGGCCTAGTTTGGGATATCAACGTT from Punica granatum isolate Tunisia-2019 chromosome 2, ASM765513v2, whole genome shotgun sequence includes the following:
- the LOC116197997 gene encoding 3-hydroxy-3-methylglutaryl-coenzyme A reductase 1-like — protein: MDVRRRPSKPAAMTRPKQADAPPPKASDAFPLPLYITNVVFFTLFFSVVYYLLARWREKIRTSTPLHLVSSAEMAAIIAFVASFIYLVGFFGIDFVQSLILRPTVDSWSDEEEEEVESVILKEDSRKLPCGQAVDCPPVPQQMTPVFPLGKPKLVEEPVEPIALGEEDEQIISSVVAGTIPSYSLESKLGDCRRAAAIRREALQKITGKSLKGLPLEGFDYDSILGQCCEMPVGYVQIPVGIAGPLLLDGREFSVPMATTEGCLVASTNRGCKAILMSGGANSVLLRDGMTRAPVVRLGSAKRAAELKMFLESPENFEDLAAVFNRSSRFARLQSIKCAIAGKNLYMRFSCSTGDAMGMNMVSKGVQNVLDFLQSDFPDMDIIGISGNFCSDKKPAAVNWIEGRGKSVVCEAVIKGDVVRKVLKTSVDALVELNMLKNLTGSAIAGALGGFNAHASNIVSAVYIATGQDPAQNVESSHCITMMEAVNEGQDLHVSVTMPSIEVGTIGGGTQLASQSACLNLLGVKGANKDSPGSNAALLAKVVAGSVLSGELSLMSALAAGQLVRSHMKYNRSSKDVSKASS